The Vicia villosa cultivar HV-30 ecotype Madison, WI linkage group LG1, Vvil1.0, whole genome shotgun sequence genome includes a region encoding these proteins:
- the LOC131602881 gene encoding uncharacterized protein LOC131602881 produces the protein MIHIHMESLKLGVGNGKVNIVAEDDSIDGMQCIDHPYRNNPGGICAFCLQEKLGKLVSSSFPLPIHASSSSSSSPSFRSNVAPSSSSTSTTRHCASSSSSVINTISTTAATAVAVASSSSLSLTVCPTKNESTSKQFHHEYYKKTRIPFLLAKKKKKKNTVSGSGSGCAATSNNIILKRSKSTATPRRGSSNSLVDADDEYFSPRKRNGFWSFLYLSSKSSKNLSSKSFKDGNNNATTTTTAAKLKEKCCSGSSLGRKNDIVIVEEEENSPNRNNSNTGSSIERKVSRSRSVGCGSRSFSGDFFERISTGFGDCTLRRVESQREGKSKVVSGSTGITSVNPNENHHHHHCMKERVLRRCGGIFSGFMMTSSSSSNSSNSSYWVSSNSADDTVNSTVNGGGKQGSVSISQNNNRGGKSWSWAFASPMRAFGSKSSSKESHHSKRDIIRDANDKINATPNLSAMPSLLAAR, from the coding sequence ATGATTCACATCCACATGGAATCTCTCAAGTTAGGAGTTGGTAATGGAAAAGTTAACATCGTTGCTGAAGATGACTCCATTGATGGAATGCAATGCATTGATCATCCTTACAGAAACAACCCTGGTGGGATCTGTGCTTTCTGTCTTCAAGAGAAGCTTGGTAAACTTGTTTCTTCGTCTTTTCCTCTTCCTATTCATGCCTCTtcgtcttcctcttcttctccttctttcagATCCAATGttgctccttcttcttcttccacttcCACTACTCGTCATTGtgcttcttcttcctcctccGTTATTAACACCATTTCTACAACAGCAGCAACTGCTGTAGCTGTAGCTTCGTCTTCTTCTCTATCTCTCACTGTTTGTCCAACAAAAAATGAGAGTACTAGTAAACAGTTTCACCATGAATACTATAAAAAAACTCGTATCCCTTTTCTTCTAgccaagaaaaagaagaagaaaaacactGTTTCTGGTTCTGGTTCTGGCTGTGCTGCTACTTCTAATAATATTATTCTGAAACGTAGCAAATCAACTGCAACACCGAGAAGAGGTAGTAGTAACTCTTTGGTTGATGCAGATGATGAATATTTTAGTCCTAGAAAAAGAAATGGGTTTTGGTCATTTCTATATCtttcttcaaaatcttcaaaGAATCTGAGTTCAAAGAGTTTTAAAGATGGAAACAACAATGCTACTACTACTACCACTGCAGCAAAACTCAAGGAAAAGTGTTGTTCAGGTTCTTCTTTAGGAAGAAAGAACGACATTGtcattgttgaagaagaagaaaacagtcCTAACAGAAACAACAGCAACACAGGTTCTTCCATTGAGCGGAAAGTTTCAAGATCTAGATCTGTTGGCTGTGGAAGCAGAAGCTTCTCTGGTGATTTCTTTGAAAGAATCTCAACTGGGTTTGGAGACTGTACTCTGAGAAGAGTTGAATCACAACGTGAAGGTAAATCAAAGGTGGTTTCTGGTTCAACTGGTATCACTTCTGTGAACCCTAATGAAAACCACCATCACCACCATTGCATGAAAGAGAGAGTACTTCGACGTTGTGGAGGTATATTCAGTGGATTCATGAtgacttcatcttcatcttccaactcatctaaTTCATCTTATTGGGTTTCTTCAAATTCTGCTGATGATACTGTGAATAGTACTGTGAATGGTGGTGGAAAACAAGGTTCTGTGTCGATTTCTCAGAATAATAACCGCGGTGGAAAGAGTTGGAGTTGGGCTTTTGCTAGTCCAATGAGAGCTTTTGGTAGCAAAAGTTCTTCTAAAGAGAGTCATCATAGTAAAAGAGATATCATTAGAGATGCTAATGATAAGATTAATGCTACTCCAAATTTATCTGCTATGCCATCTTTACTTGCTGCTAGGTGA